The segment agtagcattgctacgagtattatgctaggttgctaggtaacggaagctaactaaaactagctagcttccgttttggaaaaataactcactccttaaaaggttgtTATCGGGTATTTACATTCTTAACATGAACCTGCAATGTATTAAAGGCAGAAACATTTTCTACTTTTATTTTAGTTGCTGTTACAGTAGTACCTGTCGCCACCCTTTAGCTAGTTGGATAACTACCTGCTTGGTCTGCCGTCTGAGTTCTCGtgtattctttctttctcgtcTGTGGGTTCCGGCTCAACGTGGGGCCTCAGGCTGCCGTCCGCTCCTCGTTTACGGCAGTTGGACCACTTTGAAGGACCCTTGTTTCTGGAGACAAATAGACATGGATTATGTGTGAGAGGTTGTACAACAAAAATGCCCTACAGCTGCCAGAATTTGTTTTCTTAAAATAGCTTCTTGTTTGATTTTTCAAATTGTAAGTAATGTTATTTTGTTTCCACAGTAGCTAGTAGCTTATGTGTTTGGATGCTGGCATTTGTTAACGTGACGTCGTTAGCGCCAAAAGGAGTTTGCAttgttagcaagctagctgttTATCATTCGGCTAATTGTTACACTAGTTAGTGGTTATCAACTACAATACAGTTACTGGAGATCATTGCATCGACAATCACATCACTTTGAAATGTGGAGACGTCTATTGAAAATCAagacagcagcaataaacaacATTTCAGTTTGTAGCGGCAAAGCTGTAACTTTTGACTGCTGATACAGCTAGCAAGCTTTGCAGTGCAATGCAAACGCAACATAGCTACCTAGTGGTCGGTTTCTGGTTAGTCATGTTATTTAGAAGATATCAGGTTTTTAGAACACAACACTCAATTTAGGAGGAATGAAATAAAACCGCTAATGGAAATACGTTTACTAAAACGAGTGATTATTTTGATACACCCGTAGATTGCCAAATtcgatagctagctagccagatcATGCACAGCTAGCTATTCTGCTATCAATTCGCGGGAGAGCACTGGCGCGAGAAAATCCAGTGGTTTTAACCAAAACTGTAACAACAGTAGGAATCTATGCTTGAAAACAGACTGTGCTTTACTCACCTATTTTCATCGCCGTTAAAGTCGGCGTCGGTGTGTCTGGTTCCGTGCCGGTAAGACATTTTGAGAGAAATATTGAACAGAAACGGTGGAATGCTTGCTGTTGCTTCAGTGCCAAGAACAGGAGTGATTACCCGGTAGTACTGATCGCGCCAAGAGGTTGGAACTTGACAGAAGGGGGTGGGACTTATGGCACATTTGATTATTATGCGGGTGCGGaccaaaagcatattttttgtTTACGCGGTGAACTAAACCTGAGACGCAATTCAAATAACGCATCTCTATAACTCTCTGTGTTTCATCATCCATTTccacataattttttttaaatacaattatgaCTATGTTCAGGCTATGGCCTGCACCTCTTTGTGTCAccgaccgtctctggaggaggggaggccctAACTAAACTGCTCCTACCCTCGTCTGGGAGTTTTACCCTCGTCttctttgagggtttaggtaggttggtttaggtgcagttctatgggcgtatgtgaaacCCTTTGTGATATTGCTTGTTAAAGGGCGTACAAATAAAATGTGATTGGATTTcatattaatttccattaattaattaatgtccGTCCACACAACGGCAATTGTATCCATCACATAATCAGGCCACAGACAAACAgtcaatatatactgtatatatatttaattacaGGTAGAACAGCATAGTAGTGTTGAGGTAGCAGATCGCCTTTTGCCCTAATTCCATCCTGGTAGGCTCTTGAGCTCACACAAGCGTACCTGAAGACACCGGCCTACTCACCAACACCTAGGGTCACCACTATATGACAAAAGAGACACATGAAAGGATAAATTCTAAAGAaagttttttatatatatatatattttagagaCAGAGGAAAAATTAAATGTGTAATTGATATGCATGTtttatacagtatgtttgatTCCCAAATCCCAATGTAGCCTTGTGAGTTGTGCACAGTCATATATAGAGAATAGCAGATCTTAACTCTTCCCTTTTCGGGCTCTTGCAGTACTGGAACCGTCACTGAGTCATTCAAGCTGCCAAAATTATAGTCCAACGCCAGTCTCACAAGGATAATAGATCGTAGAAATGGGGATAAAATCGAAAGAAATGTAAAATCAGACCACTGTGAATAAAGTACAGATGTTAGTGTCTCTGTTGAGACTTCAGCAGTGACGCTGGACAGAAGGCACTTTTGGAACTTTAGATGCTCAGCAGCTCTAAACAGGTTTGAGGCGATGAGATGGCGTATTACTGAGTCACGTTGGCATGAGGAGGGCTCCAAACCAAGATGTTATAAGCCATAGTCCTCTGGCTGTCTGGTGGGGGGAGAACATGGGTCTTATTATATAAGCGCTCACAGGCTGGTGAAGAGGGGTAAGGACAGTCAGCCGTCCCAAGGGAAGGGACATGAACAGTCCGTATCTGATAGAGAGAGGCACCTGACGCCCAGAGGGTCAGTGGACCTGACAGACATCCAATATGCAGAACTTGGCcctgcaggtggggcagggcaCCGTGCTACTCAGCCAGGTCTCTGGGTGTTGCTGGTCCTGGCGGCTGGCAAACCACTTCCCCAGGCAAGTCAGGCACCACATGGGCCTGCAGTAGCACTGCTGACACTCCCCATCGCCTCCCTCTGCATCTTCCTGGCACAGGCGAAGGAGCTTGATGCCTGCTGGGGCCTGCATGCAGCCGATGCACGCTTCCAAATCCTGGGAGACACGCAGACACATTCATAGAGGTAAGTCATATTTAACAACCCTGGATCGCTGGTAGTCCTGGTTCGAGTCAGTTGTGTATGAGTCAGTTAGTAGTATACTGACTTTATGGCACTGGTTAGTTAGTAGCCTGTGTGTTGGGTTGGCAGTTTGTCagtggtgttctgacctgtcCGCTGGGTGGCTGGTATGTCTGGTTAAGCTCCACCTGGCTCTTGAAGGTATCTAGGAAAAGGTCACTCATGGTCTGATGGATCACCACATTGGCAGCGTTCCTGACTGGAGCATGTAgcttctctctcagctctgcatACTCTGTAGAGTTcagcctaaacacacacacacacacacacacacacacaggtaagccCATGTAACCAACTTAAGTTGACTTTTGTAAGTCCCTACCTCATTTTGTATTTTGTGCCTTGTATTTTGCTGTAACTATATGTTGTCTTGCACATTTGCGCTTTGTCTTGGCCAGGTCGCCGTTGCAAATAAGAACATGTTCTCAATCGGTTACCATCGAATTGCTAGGTTTTGGTGGCGTAGCTCGCTAAATCTGTGTTTATGAAAGGTGGTCAGTTGCGTGTGAGTCTGCGGACCTCAGATTAAACCCCCAGAGTGGGTAAGTGAGGGAGAAAGCAATACTGTCAAGCAACACAATGACATTTAGTAatttttcacatttacatttacaatgaCACCTGTGATGTGTCAACACAAACAAGTAAACCACATTTATAGGTGAAGACACACATATAaaaacaacccccccacacacacacacacacacactactgctctGACCTGATGTGGAAGGTCTTAACACTGGGGTTGATGCTGGCCACGCTGAGCGTGAGGATCTGAACGGGCGTGGCCGAGTCGGGCGCCAGCTGGTGTTGACGTGACTCTGTGACGGTaaggtgtgtgtcctgctgcTGGGCCACGTGAACATGGTACGTGGTCACCTTCAGGATCCAGGTGTCTGTGATCACAACCCTGGCGCCCGGCGCCCCCGTGGCAAACTTGTCGATGCGGCGGAATTCAGTGTTGATGGAGACGGCCACGGCGCCCCAGCCAGACTGGCCCAAGGCGTGGGCCTGGAGGGTTCTGGAGATGGGGTGGTTCCCCCAGCGCCGGCCCGACCAGTAGATGACAACGGCCCAGCTGCAGATCTGCAGGGTCAGGCAGAGAAAGAAGAACAGTCTCCATCCCTCGCTCACCTGGTGCACGTAGATAAGGTTCTTCTCTGGAGCTGCAATGCACATACCCAGGTAGTAACCTGGagggtcacacaaacacacactttactgaAAGGCTGaacccgcacacacaaacacacagagaaagctGAATCATACCGTATGGTGCTTTGTGATTCTGTAAGATAGGTCGAGATGTGTGATTCTGCTTGTTGAGCCTTTCCACTGCTTGTTCGGTGGAGGGTAGGCTACAGTTCACCCAAATAACTTTTCTGTAACTCACCCAGAGGCAGAGTCGAGTGGACCAACAGGGTGACGCTTGTCCTCCTAACATGGTACTGGACGAAACCAATATCTTCACTGCCGAGCCATCCCGAAAACAGGTTCTGCACCGTGAAACCGGCAGATCTAAACTCACTCGGCGTAAAAACGAAACAGAACGCAAATACTATATACGTCAACGTAAACGTTACTTCTGGACTGTCCATGTCAAGTGTGGACGGTACACGTACTATCACTAATTAATGTTTACGTTAGTTGGGACAGAATGAACTGTACAGTCCACGGAACAAAACGGGTGAATGACAACTTCCTGTGCCACGATGTCGTGAAAGGCACACTTTCAAAGTAAAAGTCCCGGTGCTACTCTGTGCTTGTGTGAATTGCAGATACTCGTTTTCTTGTTTTGTTACCAATAAATGCAAATGCAGCTGTGATATTAAAATGCCTGAGGTGATTATGTGTGGTGACAGTTATCTTGTACTTGGCCCAGCATATTCAACGGTTGTGAGGGCTGACGTGCTGGGCTGAGATAATTGCCCCAGTCAGGGCTGGAAGCAAATCTGTGTGGATAATCCTGGACTCATGATGGTAAAAGGttcaccgaggtgaagttagtttcatattcgacgttcgacattcgtctcacattcagaagacgctactttgcagcgtcgagttagggaccgggtgaaagttacccatacaatttagaaaaattatgactttttaatgattttatgactataaaacctcaaacaaacaaacagcagagtattccaacattgtctggtatacttccacagcctttactttttcaataatgtttttaaaagaatgatagaaaattgctaatctctgaaaatagcatgaaatcttcactaatctcaatatatttttcaaacttgtgtcaataaatctcaaatatacaccagattattctaataatgtctggcctacttccacaccctttacttttccaataaagttttgaaaaaaattcaaattaatcgctaatctctgaaaatagcatgaaatcctcgctaatctcaatatctttttcaaacttgtttcaaaaaatctcaaatacataccagattattctaataatgtctggcctacttccacactcattacgttttcaataaaactttttttaaatgatagaaaatcgctaatctctgaaaatagcatgaaatccttgctaatctcaatatctttttcaaacttgtgtcaaaaaatctctaatatacaccagattattctaataatgtctggcctacttccacaccctttattttttcaataaaattGGAAAAgtgaagggtgtggaagtagttagaataatctggtgtgtatttgagatttttgtaaacaagtttgaaaaagacattgagattagcaaggatttaatgctattttcagagattagcgattaattggaattttattcaaaactttatataaaaagtaaagggtgtggaagtaggccagacattattagaataatatggtctatatttgagatttttgacgcaagtttgaaaaagatattgagattagcaaggatttcatgctattttcagagattagcgattttctatcattcttttaaaaacattattgaaaaaatagacggtgtggaagtaggccagacattattagaataatatggtgacagtttgttttttatatccATAAAAAAATCCATTATAAAAGTcataatttttcaaaattgtatgggtaattttcacccggtccctaactcgacgctgcaaagtagcgtcttctgaatgtgagacgaatgtcgaatgtcgaatatgaaactaacttcacctcgctaAAAGGGTCAGGGTGGTAAAACTGGAGGATGTGGTTGCAGGAGGAAACCAGGGTTGCTGAGCACAGAGACTGGCACTATGCCCGGGTGGTGGCATCGGCGCTCCAAAGTAAAAAAACACGACCTCACCATAAATAACTTGCATTAGTTGGTCAGTGTTGTTTTCAGGCGTCTGAAAATGGTCAAATAGCGTCATAGATTGTTTTTTCGATGTCAGAGTCAGCAGCACTTGGGAGACATTCACATTCATAGACCCCCATAAATAATCTGATCATGCCCGAAAGACACGAAGGTGACAGTACAGCAGGTGGCGCTGTGTGACTGAAACGGTGGCGTCAAGTGACGGTCACCGGTTGAAGTTGTAGTGCGGCATGCAAGGCAACCCGAATAACATAAGGAATGAAAGGATCTCAGTATTTCGTACTCTGGTGAATTTAAAGAAGGCAAACATAAGCAGTTGGGTGTTTGGTGTATTAGAACATATTTTTACACTAGATCCACTTGACGGGGGTAGCCCGAATTATTTAATTCTGTTACGATTATTCGTAAGAATATTAAGACACACAATTTTGACACCTCCGTTGAAACTTCCTAATAACACTATTTAATCCCCTGGCATGATTGATTTGCATGTGTTGTGGCCTCTGAAGACAGTACATGACACTGATCCAGTCAAAGTACATTACTGACCTATCAATCATGTAGCCCGCTGACACTTTCAGACTCGATGTTTTATGCGATCGGTAGGCTCTGGGCGGTCTCACCACGGGCAGTGAGGCGTCTCATCTCGCCGACCGGCCGACCTACCGACAGGGGCTCATCTGTAGAGTGAGCTATAAGCAAACACAGATGAGCCGTTGCATGcgcacacattcacattcacTTAAAAACTGCTGGCAGCTCCTGATGGCTCTCCAGAAGACGCCAGGAATCCACCGAAGCAACACCCGCCTGCACATGCAGTCTATTCTTAAATTCTGTTAG is part of the Osmerus eperlanus chromosome 13, fOsmEpe2.1, whole genome shotgun sequence genome and harbors:
- the tmem129 gene encoding E3 ubiquitin-protein ligase TM129, with amino-acid sequence MDSPEVTFTLTYIVFAFCFVFTPSEFRSAGFTVQNLFSGWLGSEDIGFVQYHVRRTSVTLLVHSTLPLGYYLGMCIAAPEKNLIYVHQVSEGWRLFFFLCLTLQICSWAVVIYWSGRRWGNHPISRTLQAHALGQSGWGAVAVSINTEFRRIDKFATGAPGARVVITDTWILKVTTYHVHVAQQQDTHLTVTESRQHQLAPDSATPVQILTLSVASINPSVKTFHIRLNSTEYAELREKLHAPVRNAANVVIHQTMSDLFLDTFKSQVELNQTYQPPSGQDLEACIGCMQAPAGIKLLRLCQEDAEGGDGECQQCYCRPMWCLTCLGKWFASRQDQQHPETWLSSTVPCPTCRAKFCILDVCQVH